The following nucleotide sequence is from Lysobacterales bacterium.
AGCGTGGCGCCCGTTCCCGCCCAACACGAAACCGCGCCGACATTCCGCCAGTTCCACGAATGCGGCCAGGCTGCGTTTCAGATGTTCGGAGTCGCGCGGGTCCGCGGCGAGCAGCGCGCGCATCGTCTGCGATGCGGTACGACGCCGATCGACGCTGCTCGCACGGGACTCGGCGAGTTGGGGCGATACCAGCTCGAACTGCGCGTAGACATCGCCGATCGCGAACCAGCGCCCCGAGTCGAGCTCGACCCGCTGGACGCGCTGTCCATCCAGCCGCAGTCCGTTCTTCGAACCCAGGTCGACGATCGCCCAGGCGCCATCCGGGTCACGCTGGAACTGCGCATGCCGGCGCGAAATCGATGCATGCGCGATGCAGATCTCACAACCGGGATCGCGCCCGACCACGTCGTCGAGGGCGAGCGCGCGGGTCAACGCGGGTGCATCGGGGACATGGAAGGTGACGAAGGGCAGCACGCAACGAGTGTAGCCAGAGCATTCGTGCGTCGGCGAGATGCCGGAAGGTCCAGGATGCGCTGAGGATCAGGGGTTGGCGAGGCGGTCGAGCAGGAAGTCCAGCGGCTCGAGCAGCGAGACGATTTCACCTTCGTCATTTTCGACGTCACCGGTCGCGTGCCATTCGTTGTCGAGTTCGTCGCCCGCGAACAGCCCGCAATCGCCCCGCATGTCGTCGACGTGATCGAGTGCTGCGGCATAGTTGCCCGCAGCAAAAGCGGCGCGACTGAGCGCCAGGGTGTCTTCCAGCACGCGTCTCGCGACCGGGTCGATGTCGGGATCGTCGAGGCGGACCGTCAGCGCGTCGTAGGCCAGGTCGGCATCGGCCACCAGGTCCGGCGCGGTATCGCGCACCATCACGAAATCCGAAAACCCGCCGGAACTGCCGCGTGCTCGGACACTCCCGGCGACGACCGATTGGGTGATATTGCGGAACGAGGCCAGCACCGGTGCCTTGTAGAGCCGGAACGGCGAATTCGCGTTGAACACCAGATTTTCGGTGCGCAGCTCGACTCGTACTTCGTTGCGAAAGGTCAGGCCGCAGGCAGCCGGGGGACTGACCGAGATCAGCACCGGAAAATCCGGGTCGATGATCAGTCCGGCTTGCGGCATGCGCGCTTCGATCGCGGCGCGTGCGCCCGCGTCGAGATAGCTCGCACTCAGCCCCAGGCAAGCCTCGCTGAGATTGGTCGGTGAATTGAAGTTGAGCTTGAAATCGGCGGTGTAGGTCGGGCTGCCGCCGGGTGCGGACACGGTGATGACGGCATCGGCTTCGTCGCCCACGATGGTCAGCACGACACTGGCGTGTGCGGAGTTCGCGGCCAGCACCAGCAGGGCAGACGCGATGGGATGGATGAGTGCGCGCGACGTCATGGCGGTGACCTTAGGCCAAGCGCCGCGACGCGTCGAGTGATCTCGGCCCGGCTGGGTGGGATTGAACGGCTGGCTGGGGGATTTCCCGCAGCGCACGGACAAGTGTGACGTGGCGCACTGGGATGCATGAGTCGCCGCCGCTGAGGGATTTCCCGGAGTGTGCGTGCCGCAGCGACACGGGACGATGCCGACAGAGACGAGTCACGACGCATTCCGCGTCCTTCGCCCTACCCAAGGAGATCGACATGGCCACGCACCGCATCCTCACCCGCAGCGCACTGGCAACTGCATTGACACTCGCCGCGCTGAACGCCGCCGCCTTCGAAGTGACCCGCGAATTCTCGGGGCTCTGGCTGGACCGGGACATCCTCGGTCACGGCATCAACGTCGACATCATCAATGGCGCTCAGGGCAAGACCGCTGCAGTCGTCTGGTACACCTTCGGTCCCGACGGCCGCCCGATGTGGCTGGCCGGTTCGGCCCCGGTCAACGGCAAGCAGATCGATGTCGTCGTCAGCACCCTGTCGGCGACCGTCCAGCCCGGTCCCTTCGGTTCGCCTGGCGGCGGCCAGTTCACGGCCTTCGGCACCCTGCATTTCGATTTCAGTTCCTGCAACAGCGCGACCGTGGCCTATGACCCGATCGATCCCGCGCTGGCCAATGGCCGTCTCAATCTGCAACGCGGGACGCAGTTGTACGCCTCGCAGTGCACCGGCGGCATCAGCGATGACCGATCCGTGGCGGCAGGCGACGTCCAGATCGAGCAATTCCTCGCCGCCGTCGGCAACGTCGGCCCCGGAAAAGCCCGCGCACGCTTCGCGCAGCGCAGCGACCGCAGCGAGTTCTCGATCGAATTGGAAGACCTCGCCGCAGGTCAGTACCGGCTCTTGGTCGGTGGCGAAGATCGCGGCAGCATCGATGTCGTCAGCGTGACCGGTGGTACCGAGGGCGAAACCGAGTTCCGCAGCCCGGTCGAACCCGGCAAGATCCTGCTCGACTTCGATCCGCGCGGCCAGTTCGTCGAAGTCCGCAACGGCAGCGCAGTACTGTTCGCAGCCACGTTCGCCGCCCAGGGCAACACCGGCTCCGGAGGCGGCAATGGCGGTGGCACGAGCAACGCGCCATCCACTGGCGACGCCTACTACCTGCTGAAGCTGGAGCCAGCCGGCAACGATGGTCCCGAACTCGAAGCCGAACTGGAACAACGTGCCGACCGCGTCGAATTTTCGGTCGAGATCGAGGATGCGACCGTTGGTGACTATGCCTTGCGCATCGGAGGCAGCGAACGCGGCACCGTCACCGTCGTGGCCGTTGCCGGTGGCACCAAGGGCGAAATCGAGTTCCGCAATCCGGTCGAAGCCGGCAAGCAGCCACTCGACTTCGATCCACGCGGCCAGGTCATCGAAGCCCTGCGCGCCGGAATCGTGCAGTTTTCGGGCCGATTCCCGTCCGATCCGAGCGGCCCCGCCAACGACGATGATGACGATAGCGGCGACGACGACAATGGCGACGACAATGGCGACGACAACGGTGGCAGCGGTGGCAGCAACGACGACAACGGGGATGACCATGGCGGCGGCACGTCGGCCGACGTCTCCTTGCTGGTGTCGCTGAGCAGCACGGGCGCCGACAGCGATGCCAACGGCGAAGCCGGCTTCGAACAACTCGGCAGCGAGCGCGAGTTCGAAGTTGAAATCGAGGATCTGGCAGACGGCATCTACACGCTGAAGGTCGGCGGCAGCGAGCGTGGCACGATCACGGTCAGCAATGAACGCGGCGAAATCAAGTTCGCGTCGCCGGCCCGCGCCGATCGCGCCCTGCTCGACTTCGACCCGCGCAGTCAGGCCATCGAAATCTGGCGCAACGGCACGCGATTCTTGAGCGGCCAGCTGCCGTAATCGCGGACGTCCCGATCACCACGAGCCCGCGAGCGATCGCGGGCTCGTGCTTGCCCTGATTCGGAAGACTGACGCCGGTCAATTCCCGAAATCGTTCTTCAGCACGATGCGATAGCGTGCCTTGCCGGCACGCAGGTGATCGAACGCATCATTGACGCCGCTCATTGGGAACGGCTCGACCATCGGCTCGATGCCGTGACGGGCACAGAACGCCAGCATCTTGGCAATGCCGTTCGGTGAACCGGTGGGCGAACCCGACACCTGCTTCTGACCCAGCAGCAGCGAAAACACCTGCACCGGAATGGGTTCGAGCACCGCACCGACCACATGCAGGCGGCCACGCGGTGCGAGTGCGGCGATCAGGGCATTCCAGTCCAGCTTGACGTTGGCGGTGACGATGATCAGGTCGAGCGATCCCGCGATTGCGGCAATCTGCTTCGTGTCCGTGCTCGACACGATGCGGTGCGCCCCCAGCGCATGCGCCTCGTCGTGTTTGCCGGCGTTGGAGGTGAATGCGGTGACCTCGCAACCCCAGGCGCGGGCGAAGCGCACGGCCATGTGTCCCAGGCCGCCGATCCCGACGACGCCGACCCGACCGGTCGGCTGGATGCCGTAGTCGAGCAAGGGCGTGAACACGGTGATGCCGCCGCAAAACAGTGGCCCGGCCACTTCCGGGCGAATGCCTTCCGGCAAGGCGATGGTCCAGGCCCAGTGTGCGCGCACGCGGTCTGCGAAGCCGCCATGGCGATGGACGATGGTCGGTTGTGCCGTCAGGCACAGGTGCTGGTCACCGCCCATGCACGAGCCACAATGCATGCAGCTGGCGCTGGTCCAGCCCACACCGACGCGCTGCCCGATCTGCAAACCCTTGGCGTTTGCGCCCAAAGCGACCACCCGGCCGACGACTTCATGACCGGGCACGAGCGGATACGCGGCCATGCCCCATTCGTTGTCGACCATCGACAGGTCGGAATGGCAGACCCCGCAATACTCGACCGCGACTTCAACCTCATCCGGCCCGAGCGCACCCGGGTCGTAATCGAATCGTTCGAGCTTTCCCTTCGCCGCGTGCGCGGCCCAGGCCTTGATCATCGACATGTCGGCACTCCGTGGGTGGGTCAGGCAATCAGTCGCGACATCGTTTCTCGACCGATGCCGATCCTCTCATGCCCCATCGTGGCTGCAGGATGAAGGCCACGCCGGACTCGGGCAGCAATCGATGGCGACGACCTCATGACCGCAGAAACTGCGCGATGCCGGGCGCCAGGATCAGCGGTGTGCCGGGATTCCGGGCGGTTCCGGTCGGACTGGGCCCCGGTGTGAGATTGATATCGACGACGACCGGTCGACCCTGATGGATCACGAAGTCGATCTTGCCGTAGTCAAGCCCCAAGCGCTCCCGCACGGCGACGATTTCAGGCGGCACCGCAACGGTTTCGACATCGATGGCATTACTCGCCTTCACGACCGGATGCGGACTGCAGAAGCGTCGACAACGACCCTCGGTACCGAGAAACAGCCAGAAATGTGTCCAGTAGCCGCGTTCATCGCGCTCCGGCAGGAAGCGCTCGACGATGCGGCCGGGCATCGACCACAGCGCGTCGGGCACGTCGCTGCGTGACCGAAACACCGGATAGTCGGTCATCGGCACCAACCCCGGATAGGGCCGCGGGCGCCCGAGGGCACGGGCGCGCTCGTTGTGCTTCGCCTCCGGCACGCCACCGGCGTTGAGATCCGATTTGACGATGACCGGACCGTCCCAGGCCGAATCTCGCCGCAGCGCGAGGTCGCCACGTACCGACTTGCAGAGGTCGATCCCGTTGCCGTTCACGACGACCGGAAAGCGCCGCAGCGCGTCGACGTACTCGTCCGGCACACGCGACGCATCGACATGGAGAAAAGCGAGATCGGCCTGCACGCCCGCCGCCGGCGGCCCCTCGCAGACCCGGATCTCGTGACCAGCATCCAACCAGACCGGAAACAGCGCCTGGATCATCCATGAGCGCGCACGGAAGTCATCCAGTTCATGGGCTACCACGAGAATGCGAGCCACGCGTCCGTGCCTAGGTCGTCTGAAACGACAAAGGCCGCGATCACTCGCGGCCTGATGTCTTGGAACATGGTGGCCAGGGAGGGAATCGAACCCCCGACACGGGGATTTTCAATCCCCTGCTCTACCAACTGAGCTACCTAGCCGTGAATCTGGATGTCGCTCCGCCATTGCGGCGAAGGGCGCGAATTAAAGCCGCGCGAGGTGCATTCGTCAAGCGGAAACTGCCGCGCTGCAGCGTGATGCACGTGGCTGTCCTCGCCGGACGGTGCAACGGTCTTCGCCATCACAATCTTCCGCGTCGCACAAACGAAAGTTTCAAACAGATGTTTACAACGTGATCCAAGTCTGGTTTCATGCGCCCCGCGGTGACAGGGGGAGGACCTCGCCGCACTCGAATCCGACGACAGCGACCGCGACGGGCAGCAGGGACTGCCGACCCGCGCCGGTGACAGCACGTCCACGCAATTCGAACTGGGAGGATGAACGTGCACAAGCTTCTTGCCTGCATCACGCTGGGTCTGGCCGCCTTCGCCGTCGAGGCGAATACCGGTGTCGCCTTTGTTCACGGCACCGGCAAACAGACCAACGCGCTGGCCGACTACTGGACCAGCGAAAACGTCAACTCGATCCGTCAGGGTCTGCCGAATACCGCGAACTACACGGTGATCAACTGCGACTTCACGCAGTACATGTGGAATTCTGCGGCTGCGGGCTGCCTCGCCGGCCAGCTGAGCACGTTCATCAGCAGCAAGGGCATCACCGATCTCGTGATCCTCACCCACAGCAATGGCGGCAACGTCATGCGCTGGATCATGTCGAATCCGACCTACGACAGCCGCTATCCGAACATCATCTCGAAGATCCGCTGGGTCAACGCGCTTGCGCCGTCGTCCGCCGGCACGCCGCTGGCCGACGCGGTCATGAACGGCAACGTCTTCGAGTCCTCGCTGGGCTGGTTGATGGGCTACAAGAACGATGCCGTGCGCATGCAGCAGACCAGCTGGATGGCCACCTACAACGCCAACAACCTTTATGGCACCGCCGGCCGCCCGGCCCTGCCCAAGGGCTTCTGGTCGGTGGTCGGTACCGATGTCGATTCGTCGCCCTTCGACAGTGACAGCTACTGCGGTGGCTACACCGAGAATCTCGGCCTGGAGACCACGCAGAACTGGCTGAACTCGTGCTCGGACGGTTTCCTGAATTGCACCAGCCAGGCCGCGGCCGGCAAGGTCTGGTTCTACGACACCAGCCGCATGGCCGGCGGCGAACCGCTGTCGCACAACCAGAGCCGTCGCAAGTGCTTCGGCCTCGACGTGATCCTGCGTAACGACATCTGAGCCCGGAGCCCAAAGCCATGAAGACGAAGTCGATGCTTTCCATCGCCCTGGCCCTCGCGCTCAGTGGCACCGCCGCCGCCAAGCGGTTTGAAACCGATGTCGCGTTCGACCGCGCGGCCGGCGACCTGGTCCCGAGCACCCTGGTTGCGTCCAAGGCAGCCCCGGCGCCGGGCATGAATCTCGAAACCCGTCCGGTTCAATTCAGTTGGGTGCTGCCGGCCGACCAGAAGATCGAGGCGCAGCAACCGTTCGTACGCGAGAGCAAGGAATACTGGACGCGCGTCCCAAGCGCCGAACTCGCCCGCGGCACGACGCTGCACACCACGGCCAAGGGCGCGCTGATCCGCCTGTCGCCGGTGTCGAGCGATGCGAAGGCCGTGCAAGCGATTTCCGCCGACGATGTCGTGCTCACCGCCAACGGCAAGGCGATCCAGGGACGCGCCGCAATGGCGAATGCCGCCAACGATGCCGAACTGAAGATGGCCGGCACCGATTTCCCGGACGGCACCCTCGCCTTCCAGTTGCGTGACGATCTCGGTGCGGGCGCGATCACGCTGGCGATGCCGAAGGCCGCAGGCGACTACCTCGTGCATGTGTACGAGCCGAACAGCACGGAAGTCCTGAAGCTGACGATGGATCGCATCGTCGCCAGCCACGGCCAGACCTACAAGGTGTTCGCGAACTACAACGGCACCGAATCACTGGATTCGATCGACGGCCTCGTCAGCGCGCCGAATGGCGCCTCGTTCGATCTGAGCTTCAAGCGTGCCGCCGATGGCCGCTATGTCGCCGAAGTCGCGCACGACGCCGTCGCCGGTGCCGGCCCGGGCCTGTGGGAAGTGCATGCCTTCGCTTCCGCCAAGGGCGCGAGTGTGCAGCGCGATGCCAAGACCGCGTTTTCGTCGAGCATCCCGCGCGCACAATTGGGCGCCGGTGCCAAGGTTGTGCAGAACGACGACGGTTCGCTGTCGATGTCGTTCAAGCTGCGCGTCGCCGCCGAAAGCCGTTTCGAAGTGCGCGGGACCCTGTACGGCATGGACGGCGGCAAGCTGCGTCCGGCCGCACAAGCCAGCACGGCGGCCATGCTGTCATCCGGAAGCGGCACACTGGAATTGGTGTTCGATGCTGCGACGATGGCCAAGGTCGGCGTCCGCGGTCCCTACCAGTTGCGTGACCTGACCTTGGTCGACCAGGCCGACCTGAGCACGATCGAACTGCGTCGTGCCGGCATGCGTGTCGCGCTCGATCGCTGATCGATACTCGCGACCGGAATACGAAAAAGCCGGGCAATGCCCGGCTTTTTCATGCGCGGCTATTCGTCGTCCCAGGGTGACTTCGGTTTTGCGGCAGGTGCCTTCGTCGCCTTCTCAAATGGACGAATCGCCGCGTACATCGCCAACGCGTCGCGGGTGGCGGCAACATCATGCACACGCACGATGCGCGCGCCGCGCTCGACCGCGAGCAGGGACGCCGCCGCGGACCCCGCCGCGCGATCACTCACGCCCCGGCCGGTCACCGTTCCGATCATCTGCTTGCGCGACAGCCCGACCAGCAATGGCGCCTCGATGCTCGCGAACTGGCCCAACTGCGCCAGTAAGGCCAGATTGTGCGCCAGCGATTTGCCGAAACCGAAGCCGGGATCGATAACGATGCGCTTCTTGTCGATCCCGGCCATCTGGCAGGTCAGCAATCGGTCGGCGAGGAACCGCTTCACGTCGCCGACGACGTCATCGTAGTGCGGCGCATCCTGCATGGTGCGTGGCTCGCCCTGCATGTGCATCAGGCACACCGACACGTTCAACGCCGCAGCGGCTTCGAGTGCGCCCTCGCCGCGCAGGGCGTTGACGTCATTGATCAGACCGGCGCCGGCCGCGACTGCTGCCCGCATCACTGCAGGTTTCGAGGTATCGATCGAGATCGGCACATCGATTCGTGCCGCGATCGCCTCGATCACCGGCACCACGCGTGCGATCTCTTCGTCGACGGACACGGGCGCCGCCCCGGGCCGCGTCGATTCGCCGCCGACATCAAGGATGTCCGCGCCCTCGCCGACCAGTCGTTCGGCCTGCGCCAACGCGGCGTCGAGGCCGACATGACGACCGCCATCGGAAAACGAATCCGGGGTCAGGTTCAGGACCGCCATGATGCGGGCGTGATCCAGCCTGAGTTCGTGCCGTCCGATCTTCAGGCCCGGCACGCTGCTGCCACCGAACAATTCGTCGAGGTTCATCGAGGGTCCAGAGTCATTTGGGGCCGATGTGGGCCGCCAGGAATTCTTCCAGTTGTTTGTAGAACGCGACGACGTTCTTCTTGACGTAGAAGCCGTGACCTTCCTTGGGCACGGACATCCAGACGGGCTTGTTGCCGGCCTTCTCCAGCGCCTTCTTCATGGCTTCCGCCTGGCCGATCGGGGTGCGCTCGTCCTTCTGGCCGTGCGCGAGGAACACCGGCACCTTGATCTGGCCTGCCAGCGCCAGCGGCGAGTTGGCCAGCAATTCATCATCGTCTCGGCCGATCACGCGTGCGATGTACGCGCGACCGAGGAAGCTCTTCGACGTATCGCTCTTGTTCGCCATCGCGCGCAGGTCATACAGCCCGGCCTGTCCGGCGACGCACTTGACCAGGTCCGGCGCCTTCGCCGCCAGCATCAAAGCCGAATA
It contains:
- a CDS encoding DUF4785 family protein, yielding MKTKSMLSIALALALSGTAAAKRFETDVAFDRAAGDLVPSTLVASKAAPAPGMNLETRPVQFSWVLPADQKIEAQQPFVRESKEYWTRVPSAELARGTTLHTTAKGALIRLSPVSSDAKAVQAISADDVVLTANGKAIQGRAAMANAANDAELKMAGTDFPDGTLAFQLRDDLGAGAITLAMPKAAGDYLVHVYEPNSTEVLKLTMDRIVASHGQTYKVFANYNGTESLDSIDGLVSAPNGASFDLSFKRAADGRYVAEVAHDAVAGAGPGLWEVHAFASAKGASVQRDAKTAFSSSIPRAQLGAGAKVVQNDDGSLSMSFKLRVAAESRFEVRGTLYGMDGGKLRPAAQASTAAMLSSGSGTLELVFDAATMAKVGVRGPYQLRDLTLVDQADLSTIELRRAGMRVALDR
- a CDS encoding FHA domain-containing protein; translation: MLPFVTFHVPDAPALTRALALDDVVGRDPGCEICIAHASISRRHAQFQRDPDGAWAIVDLGSKNGLRLDGQRVQRVELDSGRWFAIGDVYAQFELVSPQLAESRASSVDRRRTASQTMRALLAADPRDSEHLKRSLAAFVELAECRRGFVLGGNGRHAFGVLARHDADDAPVDAADFDGSSGVLQRCVQERRALFVSNLPDAAWLKGRASIVAGGVRAAACLPLLDGGDLLGLLYADTDEGARVFDALDAELLGAFADDIASWLAAQALDARVDALGARLRDQGDAP
- the folP gene encoding dihydropteroate synthase → MNLDELFGGSSVPGLKIGRHELRLDHARIMAVLNLTPDSFSDGGRHVGLDAALAQAERLVGEGADILDVGGESTRPGAAPVSVDEEIARVVPVIEAIAARIDVPISIDTSKPAVMRAAVAAGAGLINDVNALRGEGALEAAAALNVSVCLMHMQGEPRTMQDAPHYDDVVGDVKRFLADRLLTCQMAGIDKKRIVIDPGFGFGKSLAHNLALLAQLGQFASIEAPLLVGLSRKQMIGTVTGRGVSDRAAGSAAASLLAVERGARIVRVHDVAATRDALAMYAAIRPFEKATKAPAAKPKSPWDDE
- a CDS encoding NAD(P)-dependent alcohol dehydrogenase — its product is MSMIKAWAAHAAKGKLERFDYDPGALGPDEVEVAVEYCGVCHSDLSMVDNEWGMAAYPLVPGHEVVGRVVALGANAKGLQIGQRVGVGWTSASCMHCGSCMGGDQHLCLTAQPTIVHRHGGFADRVRAHWAWTIALPEGIRPEVAGPLFCGGITVFTPLLDYGIQPTGRVGVVGIGGLGHMAVRFARAWGCEVTAFTSNAGKHDEAHALGAHRIVSSTDTKQIAAIAGSLDLIIVTANVKLDWNALIAALAPRGRLHVVGAVLEPIPVQVFSLLLGQKQVSGSPTGSPNGIAKMLAFCARHGIEPMVEPFPMSGVNDAFDHLRAGKARYRIVLKNDFGN